Part of the Cystobacter ferrugineus genome, CACCTTGTCGAGCGGCAGGGCGGCGAATACCACGGTGTGTGCCCCGAGCGGATCCCGGTAGAGGCCGACCACCTGGCCGCCGTCGGCGAGGATGCCCTGCACCAGCTCCGTCTCGGGGGCGTGCGCCTCGCTCACCACCTCGGTGGGGGTGAGGCCCTTGGAGGCGGGCTCGGCCTTCTTGCGGCGGGGCCGGCGGGTCGTGGTGGAAGCACTGGCGGTCTTCTTGCGCGGCGACTTCGCGGCCATGGGATGCCCCTCGTGCGGAAAACCCGCGGCATGCTTCCGCATCGCGCGCGGGGAGTCATTCCCTGGTTTGTCCACTCGGGGGCCCGGGTGCCATGACGTGCCGCGTCAAGCGGGGAGGGAGGGGGGTCTTCTCCACGCTGGGGGGGCGGGCACGGCGGGAGTAAGATGCGCGCCGCCATGCCTCCCAATCGACGTGACTCCTCTCGCCATCCGTCCACCACCTCCGCCCGGGCCCGGCCTCCCGTCGAGGAGGCCGAGGATATGGAGGCCTCGGAGGAGGAGCAGGAGGGGGACGCGGCACCCGCGGAGGACGATGAGGCCTACGACGAGGAGCAGTCCTTCCAGGAGGAGGAGGACGACAATCCGGATGCCACGCGGGCCGGGCCGCCGTTGACGCTGGAGATCATCGAGGGGCCGGATCGGGGCCGGCGCAAGCGCTTCCGGGGCGTGCGCATGGTCATCGGCCGGGGCGTGGACTGTGAGCTGACGCTCGGGGATCAGTCCGTGTCGCGCCGCCACGTGGAGCTGGTGTACGGCGGCGAGACGGGGGTGATGCTGCGCGACCTGGTCAGCGGCAACGGCACCCGGGTGAACGACGAGCGCGTGGAGGAGGTCCGCCTCAACCACGACGACATCATCACCATTGGCCGCACCAGCATCCGCTTCGTCGACGAGCTGGAGCGCATCCGGCGCAAGCGGCAGGAGGAAGAGGAGGCCGAGCGCAAGGAGAAGGAGGAGGCCGAGCGCCGCGCGCTCGAGGAGGAGGAGGCCCGGAAGAAGGCCGAGGAGGAGGCGGAGGAGGCCCGGAAGAAGGCCGAGGAAGAGGAGGAGGCCCGGAAGAAGGCCGAGGAGGAGGCCAAGGAGAAGGCGGCGGCCAAGGCGCTCCCTCCGAAGCCACCCCCGCGCGACCCCTTGCGGCTGATGGTCGCCGGTGTGCTCGTGCTGGTGCTCGCGCTCGTGGGGGGCGGGGTGCTCTTCTTCAAGCACGGCTCCTCGGAGCCTCCCGCCCTCACGCCCAAGCAGATTCGCGCCCAGACCCTGTTGCAGGACGCGCGCAACGCCTTCCGGCGCGGCGACTACGCGGAGGCGGTGGACCTGGCCGAGCAGGCCGACGGGCTGGCGCCGGGCATGGACGCGGAGAACTTCCTGGCGGCTGCCCGCAAGGAGCTGTCCATCGTGAAGGCCTTCGACGAGGTGCGCGCGCTCATGGGGGCCTTCGAGTTCGCCAAGGCGCGTGAGCTGCTCGTGGCGACACCCCCGGGCACCGCGACGAAGACCGCGGAGGCGCGGGTGAAGCTCGAGGACGAGCTGGCCAAGGCCGAGCTCGCCTACCAGATGAAGCAGGTGGAGGCCGCGCTGGAGGCCCGGGACGTGACCACGGCGCACATGCTCATCTCCAAGCTGCCCGCGGATCGTCAGCCGCCCTACCTGGCCCGGGTGGCGGAGCTGGAGTCGGTGCTCGCCCAGGAAGCCGTGGACGCGGAGCTCCAGGAGAACAACCGCCGGGCCGCCGCCGCCCGTCAGGCCCAGGCCCAGCGCGAGGCGTTCGTCCTCACCGCCTTCAGCCCCGTGCAGCAGCGCTTCGACGCGGGGGACTACTCGCGCGCGGTGCTCGAGTGTGATCGGGTCATCGAGCAGCACGCGGCCGACAAGGAGATCCGCGAGCGGGCCCGGTTGCTCAAGAAGCTCATTCCCCAGTTCGCCCGCTTCTACGAGGATGCCCAGCGCAAGGTGAACTCCAACGCGCTGGAGTCCGCGGCGCGCCCCCTGCGCCTGGCGGCGGACCTCTACCGGCAGATCGGCTTCAAGGGCTCCGTGGGGGACACGCTCCGCGGCCAGCTCGTGCAGTCCTCCGTGGTCGCGGGCAAGGCGGCCCTGGCGCGCAATGATCTACCCGCCGCGGCCGGCTTCTTCCAGGAGGCCGTGCGCCTCAACCCGGAGGACCCCCGGGCCCGGGAGGGACAGGCCGCCCTGCAGACGCGGCTGGAGGACATCTACCGGCAGGCCTACATCCAGCGGGACCGGAATCCCGAGCGCTCCCTGGAGGCTTTCCGGATGATCGCCGAGCTGGCCGCCGAGGGATCGATGCTGAAGACCCAGGCCCAGGAGAAACTTCAGGAGACGACCCCGTAGTCAGGTGCGCTAGGGTCCCGCGCCAGCGTCGGAGGAGCCAGATGAACGAGTCGTCGTTGCGGGAACTGGGGTGGGATCTGCTGGAGGATCGGCAGTTCGAGCGGGCTCTGGCGGTGTTCGCCGAGTCGGTGCGACGGGTACCCGCGGACCACCGTTCGCGGATGATGGCGGCGCGCTGCCTGGCGGAGCTGGGCGAGCGCGAGCGGGCCGTCACCGTGTACCACGCGTGCGCCGAGGGCCTGTTGCGGCGCGACTATCTGCTGTCCGCCATGGCGGCGTGCAAGCTGGGACTGGAGCTGGCGCCCCAGGAGCGGCGCCTGCGCGACACGCTGGTGCGGCTGCATGCACGCGCCTCGCGCAGCGCGGCCGGGCGCGCCTCGGTGCCGCCGCCGCTGCCGCCCGAGACGCTCTATGACGGCAAGGTGGAGACGGACCTGATGGGCATGGTGGGCGAGGAGCTGAGCGACCGCGCCATCGAGGTGCTCGCCGCGCCGGACCCCGGAGGCAGCGCCAACCCCGGAGACCGGCCCCCCCTGCCGCTCTTCGCCGAGCTGGAGCTGGACGCCTTCATCGACCTCGTCATGCGCATGAGCTACCGCTCCATCAAGGCCGACGAGGTGGTGAGCGCCGAGAACGACAGCCCCGACCGGCTGTACGTCCTCGTCGCCGGCAAGGCCGAGGTGACGCGGCAGGTGGGCGAGGAGGCCCGGACGCTGGGCTTCCTCGGGGGCGGCTCCATCTTCGGCGAGCTGTCGTTGCTCACCGGCGCGCCCTCCACGGCCACCGTGACGGCCGTGGTGGACATGGAGGTCTTCGAGGTGCGCCGCGAGCACCTCAACGCGGTGGCCAAGAGTCACCCCTCGGTGCCGCAGGTGCTGGCGCAGTTCGCGCACAAGCGCATGGAGCGCAACCTCATCGCCACCTCGCCCCTGTTCCAGCCCATGCCCGAGTCCGAGCGCGCCGCGCTCCTGCAGCGCTTCGACTTCCGCGCGCTCCAGGCCGGGGAGAAGGTGCTGGTGGAGGGCGAGCACTCTCCGGGCCTCTTCCTCGTGCTGGCCGGTGAGCTGGTGGTGCAGAAGGAGGACCCGGCGGGCGGCATCGTGCGCCTGGGCGTGCTGCGCGAGGGCGAGGTGGCCGGGGAGATCTCCCTGCTCACGGGCCTGCGCGCCACGGCCACCGTGGTGTCCGCGCGCAAGACGGCGGCCGCCTTCCTCGCGCGCGCGGCCTTCCATGAGCTGGTGAAGAAGTACCCGCACATCCAGAAGTACCTCGAGCAGCTCTCCGACCGCCGGCTCAAGCAGATCGGCGAGGCGTTGCGGCCCGCGGAGATCCTCGACGCGGACGAGCTGCTGGAAGTGGATGCGCCGGGTGCCGGGAGCGTGGGATGACGTTGTCCCGTGGTCAGGTGTTGGGGGTGGTGCTGGCGCTCATCGCCGCGGGCGCGGTGCTCGCCTTCTGGCCTCAGCAGGAGCCGGGGGTGAAGGACGCCATCACCCGGCGGGTGCTCCAGATGAGCGACGCCGCCGAGCGCAAGGACATGGCCGACCTGATGGACGGGGTGGCCGAGTCCTTCCGCTCGGAGCAGGGCTGGGACAAGCAGCAGCTCAAGAGCGTGTTGCTGGGGCAGGTGTTGCGCGGCCAGTGGGTGCGCGTCTTCGTGAAGGACCTGCACGTGACGGAGGTCTCCCCGAGCCAGGGCGACGTGCAGGTGAAGCTCATCTTCGGCCGCTCGGAGGCGGACACGCTGGAGAACCTGGCGCGCGACAGCGTGCTGAGCGCCTACCTCATCGATGCCCGCTTCGACAAACAGGCGGATGGGGTGTGGCGCGTGGTGGGTGCGAAGCACCGGAGCTTGAGTCCCGGCGAGCTGTTCTAGAGCCCGCCCACCTGGCGCAGCAGCGCGTCCGTCTCGCTCTTCCAGGAGCGGGCCATGGCCGTCTGGCCCGAGTCCTTCAGTCGCTTCTCCACGTCCGCCGCCTTGCGCTGGAGCACCTCCGGGGACTCTCCCTGCTGGTGTGCGCGGCCCAGGCCCACGTAGTAGTGCTGGCAGCCCTGGGCGAACTCGCCCTGGGAGAAGAGCAGGCGGCCCATGGCCTCGTAGGCCTCGGGTAGCGAGCCCGTGCCATTCTCCGGCGTCAGCTCCGCGAGCAGGGGCCGGGCGCTGGCCTCGTCCCCGCGCGAGAGCAGCAGCGCCGCCTTGGCGTACTGGGCGCGTGCCCGGCCCACGCCCTTCACCGCCAGGGCCCGATCATACGCCTCCAGCGCGGCGTCCCCGCGGGACAGCGTCTCCATCACCTCGCCCCGCGCGAGCCAGTAGCGCTCGTCCCGCTCCAGCGCGCCCACCTCCTGGCCCTCGCCGGCGGGCACCCGCACGTCGCGGAAGACGGTCGCGTAGGCCTCCAGCAGCATCAGCGCGCCCTCGCCGTCGCTCGCCTCCCGGAGCACCCGGGCCCCCTCGAGGTAGAGCAGGGGCGCGGTGCGCCGCCGCTCCACCGCCGC contains:
- a CDS encoding cyclic nucleotide-binding domain-containing protein, which codes for MNESSLRELGWDLLEDRQFERALAVFAESVRRVPADHRSRMMAARCLAELGERERAVTVYHACAEGLLRRDYLLSAMAACKLGLELAPQERRLRDTLVRLHARASRSAAGRASVPPPLPPETLYDGKVETDLMGMVGEELSDRAIEVLAAPDPGGSANPGDRPPLPLFAELELDAFIDLVMRMSYRSIKADEVVSAENDSPDRLYVLVAGKAEVTRQVGEEARTLGFLGGGSIFGELSLLTGAPSTATVTAVVDMEVFEVRREHLNAVAKSHPSVPQVLAQFAHKRMERNLIATSPLFQPMPESERAALLQRFDFRALQAGEKVLVEGEHSPGLFLVLAGELVVQKEDPAGGIVRLGVLREGEVAGEISLLTGLRATATVVSARKTAAAFLARAAFHELVKKYPHIQKYLEQLSDRRLKQIGEALRPAEILDADELLEVDAPGAGSVG
- a CDS encoding FHA domain-containing protein encodes the protein MPPNRRDSSRHPSTTSARARPPVEEAEDMEASEEEQEGDAAPAEDDEAYDEEQSFQEEEDDNPDATRAGPPLTLEIIEGPDRGRRKRFRGVRMVIGRGVDCELTLGDQSVSRRHVELVYGGETGVMLRDLVSGNGTRVNDERVEEVRLNHDDIITIGRTSIRFVDELERIRRKRQEEEEAERKEKEEAERRALEEEEARKKAEEEAEEARKKAEEEEEARKKAEEEAKEKAAAKALPPKPPPRDPLRLMVAGVLVLVLALVGGGVLFFKHGSSEPPALTPKQIRAQTLLQDARNAFRRGDYAEAVDLAEQADGLAPGMDAENFLAAARKELSIVKAFDEVRALMGAFEFAKARELLVATPPGTATKTAEARVKLEDELAKAELAYQMKQVEAALEARDVTTAHMLISKLPADRQPPYLARVAELESVLAQEAVDAELQENNRRAAAARQAQAQREAFVLTAFSPVQQRFDAGDYSRAVLECDRVIEQHAADKEIRERARLLKKLIPQFARFYEDAQRKVNSNALESAARPLRLAADLYRQIGFKGSVGDTLRGQLVQSSVVAGKAALARNDLPAAAGFFQEAVRLNPEDPRAREGQAALQTRLEDIYRQAYIQRDRNPERSLEAFRMIAELAAEGSMLKTQAQEKLQETTP